The nucleotide sequence CTATTATATCTTCTTCTCTATCCCAAGGTAAATCAATTATCATATGAACAATAACTTCAATATTTCTATTTTTAGCACGATTAACCGCATCTATAAATTCGGCTAATGTATGACCTCTATTTAATATTTTTAAAGTATTATAATTGACACTTTGAAGGCCAAACTCTAGATATACATCTAATTTTTCTTTATACGATGCTATTAGATCTAATTTTTCATCTTCTACACTATCAGGTCTTGTTGAGATATCTAATATAACAATTCTATCATCAATTAATGCTGAATCGTATATTTTTTTCAACACATGAGCTGGCGCAAATGTATTTGTATTTGATTGAAAATAAGCCATATATTTATTTGCTCTTCCTTCATATCTCTTAATCATATATTCTACTTGCTCTTTTATAGAATTTTTAGGAGATAATGCTGCAAACCCACTACCAGTTTCTTCACAATATATACATCCACTAGTTCCTTTTAATCCTATTTTATTAGGACAGGTGAATCCTGCATTAATTGGTAATCTTTGAACTCTTTCTCCATATTTATTCTTTAAATACTCACTCAGTTTATTATATAACACATTTATTCTCCTTTTCTAAACTTTTTTTCTAACTCAAAATAATACTTATGAAAAATTTCAAAATAATCATTTTCCTTTAATTTAGGATATTCACCATTAAAATATACCCATTCTCCATTTACCATTGTAGAATATACTCTATTAACAGGTGAATATACTAAATGAGATTTCAATCTATTTATGTCAACTGGATACATTTCAAAATTATTTAAATCAATAATTGCTAAATCCGCTTTATACTCTTCTTCTATTCTTCCTATTTTTTCATTTAAAGCATATCCTCCATTTTCCCAAACCATTCTAAGTGCTTCTTCAGTTTTGAATTTTTCTGGACCATTTGACTTTTGTAGCAGTGAAGCTAATCTCATTTCTTCCCAAATATTTAATGTATTATTACTTGCTGCACCGTCTGTTCCTAAAGTTATATTTATTTCATGTTTAAGCATATCTAATATAGGCGCAACACCATTTCCTAACTTTAAATTACTTGATGGATTATGTGCAACTGCAACTTCATTTCTAGAGAGTATTTTCATATCATTTTCATCAACATGTATACAATGTGCTGCTATTACATTATTCTTAAACAACCCTGTTTTTTCAATATCTTCAAATTTATACATATCTCTTTCATTAATTGATTCATACAAGTGAATTGTTGTAAAAGTTTCATATTCTTTTGTTAATAGAGCTACTTCTTCAAGTTTATTCATAGGGCAAGTATATGGTGCGTGAGGCCCAAACCCTATTTTTATATTATATTTATTATGATAATTTTCAAATAAATATTTTGTTTCATCTATTCTCCTTTTCCACCCATCTTCATTATCATATCCTAATCCTCTTGTTAAAAATGCTCTTATACCAGTATTTTTTACCGCTTCAGCAGTTCCTTTCATAAATAGGTACATATCTACAACTGTTGTTACACCTTTTGATAACATCTCAAGAATTGAGATTAATGATCCATAATATGTTAAATCATCATTTAATAAGTCTTCTCGAGGAAACATCTCATTAAAAAGCCATTCTTGTAAAGTTAAATCATCCCCTATTCCTCGAAACAAACTCATAGCTAAATGTGTATGAGAATTAATAAATCCTGGTATTATTAATTTATTATTTAAATCATATACTTCAACCTCATCTAAAATTATATTTTCAGATAATTCAGCTATAATTCCATTATCTATTAAAATATCCATTTTTTTTATATCAGCATCTGCGCTCATTAATACATATCCATTTTTCAATAGCTTTTTCATTATACTCACCTCAATTAATATTATAACACCTTTATTTTAACTTTTTTTGATAAAATAATAAAATCCCCAACGCGGGGATTTTTACTATAAATATTATATTAATTTTCAATAAATTCTAAAAGGTTAGATATAAATGCTTCTTTATACTTTGGTTCATTAAATACTTCGTGTTTAGCATATTTATATTTTTGTATATGTGCATTTTTTAATTTTTCTGATAATATTTTCCAATTATCAACATTTATTATTCTATCCATTTCTCCATATTGAAGTAATATAGGCATATTTAAATTTTCAGCTTCATCTATTGCTATTTCTGCTTCTGAAAATAATTGTTTTATAGAACCAAAAGATATTTTATTGTGAACTAATGGATCTTCAATATATTTTCTAATTGCCTCATCATCATGACAAATATCTTTAGGATCAATCCCATTACTTATTGTTAATCTTTTTAAAAAACCAAAAAGCATAAGTAATATTTTTTGACTAGGAGTATATAATTTCCCAACTGCGGGGGAAGATAAAATTAACTTTTTGGGCTTTTTATTAGAATATTCAGAATATCTCAAAGCTATTAAACCACCTAAACTGTGGCCAAATAATATAAAGTTATCTGGCGTTATTTCCTCAATATAATCATATACCTTATAAATATTTTTTATATGACCTCTTTTTCCCTCACTCAAGCCATGACCTGGTAAGTCAAAGGTAATAATTTCATAATTTAAATCCAATAATCTCTCTATTAAAAACTCATATCTTCCAGAATGCTCTCCAAGTCCATGTACTATTACAAAAGTTTTTTTAGGATTTTCTGTTTTTTTAAATCTCTTTAAAAACATCCTACCCCTCCCCAATATATTAATCTACAAATTTTTGTTTTTCTATTTCTTTAAACAATTTAACATTATTATCGTATTTTCTCATAAGCCTTAAAACTTCCATTAATGATTCTTCGGTTGATAAATTATTCAACCAATTTCTTAAGATCCATGAATATCTTAATTCATCTTTACTAAATAATAATTCTTCTTTTCTTGTTCCAGATAATTTAACATCAATTGCAGGGAATATACGTTTATTAGATAATTCTCTTGAAAGAATTAATTCCATATTACCCGTACCTTTAAATTCTTCAAAAATTACTTCATCCATTTTAGATCCAGTTTCAACTAATGCAGTCGCTAAAATGGTTAAACTACCACCTTCTCTTATTCTACGAGCAGCACCAAAAAATTTTTTAGGAAATGTCAAAGCTGATGGATCGACACCTCCGCTTAACAATTTACCACTTGGTGGCACATATAAATTATATGCTCTAGCTAATCTAGTTAATGAATCCATTAAAATAACAACATCATGTCCAAATTCAACAAGTCTTTTTGCCATATTTAATGTCATTTCAGCAACCTTTATTTGATTATGGGGATCCATATCAAATGGCGCAGCAATAACCTCAGCATCTACAGTTTCCCGTATATCAGTAACTTCTTCAGGCCTCTCATCAATTAATAATACTATCCTTTTTGTTTCAGGATTATTTATAGAAATAGAATTTGCAATATCCTTTAATAATGTAGTTTTTCCTGCTTTGGGAGGTGCTACAATAAGTCCTCTTTGTCCTTTACCAATTGGAGAAAAAATATCTATAATTCTTGAACTTACAGGAGAATTGTCATACTCTAATTGAAGCCTTTCATTAGGGTAAACTGGCGTAAGATTTTCAAAAGAAATTCTATCTCTAGCTTTTTCAGGATCTTGATAATTTACAGCCTCTACTCTAAGTAAAGCAAAAAATTTTTCTCCTTCCTTGGGTGGTCTAACTTGCCCTGCAACAATATCTCCAGTTGATAAATTAAATCTTTTTATTTGTGATTGAGACACGTATACATCATCATTTCCGTTTAAAAGAGAATTATGTGTATTTCTTAAAAAGCCATATCCATCTGGTAATATTTCCAAAACACCTTCATGAAAAAAATAACCATACGACTCTGTCTGCTTACTTAAAATTCTAAATTTCAATTCATGATCAGTAAGTTTTGAATAATCTTCAATTCCATACTTTCGAGCTAAATTATATAACTGTCTTCTAGACATTTGGTTTAATTTTCCCATATCAACCTCAATAGGAATAATTTCGTCTTTCTTTATATCTCTTTCATTATTTTCACTCACTTTTTCACCTCTCTTATTTAAATGTATAAATAAAATTTTTGATAGGATATTTTGAAGACACATGAAGATTTAAAGTAGATAATATATTATACCATAAAAAATAAAAAAAGCCTCGAAAAAACTTCGAGGCTACATTATTTAAGATAAAATTATTTTTCTTCTTTTTTCTCAGCAGTTTCTACCAATTGCAACAAAGATATTTCAGCAGCATCTCCTCTTCTGAAACCTATTTTTAAAATTCTTGTATAACCACTTGTTCTATTTCTTTCTACATAAACTTTAGCAATTTCATCTACAACTTTATTTGTAAATCTTTTATCATTGAAGTATCTATTAATTTGTCTTCTTAATGCAACACTTCTATCTTTATTATCAGTTGTATTTGCTTCTATAGCTTTTGTCAATATTTTTTCAACTAATGGTCTTACAGCCTTTGCTTTTGCTGTAGTTGTTATAATACTTCCATGTTCAAATACTTCTCTAGCTAAGTTCTTTAATAATGCTTTCCTATGCGAAGCATATCTGCTTAATTTATTTATTTTCACTCTATGTCTCATAGTACTTAGGCTCCTCCCTTCTGGATCTCATCATAATCCAATTGGAATTTTTCAATTAATTCCTTTCGAATCTCATCTAATGATTTTTTACCAAAATTCTTAATTCTCATTAACTCTTCTGGATCCTTTTTAAGGATATCTCTTACTGTATGAATTTTTTCTCTTTTTAAACAATTTTTTGCCCTTTTACTTAAATCTAATTCATCTATTTTTGTTTCTAAAATTTCAATACTTACGCCTTTAAACTCTTCCTCAACAGTTTCTACATTCTCTTCAATATATGTAGAAACTTCAACTTCTAAATTATCTCCTTCTGGTTCAGCAAGTTCAAGGTCTTCACTTTTCCAAGAAGAATAAATGATATTAAAATGTTCTATTAATATTTTAGTAGCTTTAATTAAAGCTTCTTTTGGGTCTATAGATTTTTTTGTCCAGATTTCCAAAATCAATTTATCATAGTCAGTTCTTTTTCCAACACGAACATATTCTGTTAAATAGTTTACTCTGATAACTGGACTATAAACCCCATCAATATATATATATTCTATATCTTTAGATAAATCCATTTCAGATGTTGAAACAAAACCCTTTCCAACTGTAGCATATAATTCCATTTCAAATTTTTTATTCGCATTTAATGTGGCTATTTTTAATTCTGGATTTGCTATTTCAATTCCTGCTGGAGTAATTATATCTCCAGCTTTGATTTCAGTAGGACCCATTTTTTCTATTCTTAAAACAACAGGTTCTTTTATGTTTGTAATATTATCAAAATCCACAACTTTCAATTCTACTTTTTTCAAATTAACTGTTATCTCTAAAATATCTTCTTGAACGCCTTCAATAACATCAAATTCATGTAATTTTCCAGGAATTCTTATTTTTGTTATTGCTAACCCTGGAATTGAGGATAATAATACTCTTCTTAATGCGTTACCTATTGTAACAGCATATCCTCTTTCTAAAGGCGACAAGACAAACCTTCCATATTTGTATTCTAAATTTGACGATTCTTCTAAAGATTCTAATATCATTTTTTCTGGTTTTACAAAATCCATTCATTACCCCCAATTTAGCTTTCCTAAATTGGAGTGCACCCCCTTTCTTTTTGTTAGGCGCGTGTAGCGAAAAATTATACTTAATATTATTTTGAGTAAAGCTCGATAATAGCTTGTAAATCTACTGGTACTTCCATTTCATCTAATGTTGGCAATCTTAAGAATGTTCCTTTAAATGCATTATAATCAACTTCAATCCAATCTAATCTTCTATTAGCTTTTTGTGTTAATTCTATACCTTCTTTAATTGGTAAAATTGATCTACTTTTCTCTTTCACTTCAATTACATCTCCTGGTCTAACCCTATATGAAGGAATATCTACTTTTCTTCCATTTACTAAGAAATGTCCATGTCTTACTAATTGTCTAGCTGTTCTTCTATTTACCGCATAACCCATTTGATATACTACATTATCTAATCTTGTTTCTAAGATTCTCATTAAGTTTTCTCCTGTATTTCCTTCTTTTCTTGATGCTTCTTCGAAGTATCTTCTAAATTGTCTTTCTAATACACCATAAATTCTTTTTAAAGCTTGTTTTGCCCTTAATTGCATACCATATTGTGTAGGTTTTTTTGCTTGTTTTCCATGTTGTCCTGGTGCATATGGTCTTCTTGCAAGAGCACATTTATCTGAGTAACATCTTTCACCTTTTAAGTATAATTTAAATCCTTCTCTTCTACATAATTTACAAAGAGATCCTATATATCTTGCCATTACATTCCCTCCTCTTAGGCCTTACATTCCTTTTCTTTTCTTTGGTCTACAACCATTATGAGGTATTGGAGTTTTATCTTTTATATTTTCAATTACCAATCCTGCTGCTTGTAATGTTCTTATTGCTGATTCTCTTCCAGCACCTGGTCCTTTTACGTAAACGTCTAACTTTTTAACTCCAAATTTTAATGCTTCTTTAGCAATTTTATCAGCAGCTAACTGAGAAGCATATGGTGTACCTTTTTTTGTTCCTGAAAAACCTGCTGTACCTCCACTAGCCCATAATAATGTATTTCCTGATGGATCTGATAATGTAATAATTGTATTGTTAAAAGTGGATTGAATATGTACAACAGCTTTATCTAGAGATATTTTCTTTTTCTTTTGAGTTGTTGTTCTTCTAGCCATCGCTAAACCTCCTTATTACTTTTTCTTACCGATTTTTGAAGGTCTTGGACCTTTTCTTGTTCTAGCATTTGCATGTGTTTTTTGACCTCTTACAGGTAATCCATTTTTATGTCTGTAACCTCTGTAAGAACCTATTTCTATTAATCTAGAAATATTTTTTTGAATTTCTTGTCTTAATTCACCTTCAACTAAAAAATGCTCGTTGATATAATGTGTTATTTTACTGATTTCATCATCTGTTAATTCTTTTGCCCTTTTATCAGGATCAATACCTGTTGATTCTAATATTTCCATTGCTCTATGTTTTCCTATACCATATATTGATGTAAGAGCAATGAACAACTTCTTATTATTTGGTACTTCAACACCCAAAATACGTGGCATTCAAAATTCCCTCCTTTAAAATTATCCTTGTCTTTGATTATGCTTAGGATTTTTAGAACATACTACCCATACTCTACCTTTTCTTCTCATAACTCTACAATGTTCACATCTTTTTTTGACTGAGGCTCGTACTCTCATTTGCTCATTCCTCCTCACTACTTGGATTTCTCTTTATTCTTTCTCTTCTAATAATTCTACCTCTATTTAAATCATAAATAGATACTTCCACTATTACTCTATCTCCAGGAACTAATCTAATAAAATTTTTTCTCATTTTCCCAGATATGTGGGCTAAGATCATATGACCATTATCTAATTCTACCCTAAAAGTAGCATTCGGTAAAGATTCTAAAATATGACCTTCCATTACAATAACATCATCTTTTTTTGCCACGAACATCACCTCTCGGGCTATTCTAATATTGTTAATACTTCAGGACCATTTTCAGTTACAACAATTGTATTTTCATAATGAGCAGATAATGACTTATCAGCTGTTATAGCAGTCCATCCATCATCTAATACCTTTACTCTCCAATCTCCTATTGAAACCATTGGTTCAATTGCAAATGTCATTCTCTTTCTAATTAATGGTCCTTTACCTTTTTCCCCATAATTAGGAATTTGAGGATCTTCATGTAATTTTCTACCAACACCATGCCCAACATAATCCTTAATAATAGAAAAACCAAATGATTCTACATAATTTTGAATAGCATGGCCAATATCACCAATTCTATTTCCAGGGATGGCTTGTTCAATACCTATCCAAAAAGACTTTTCTGTAATTTCAACTAATTTTTTTACTTCTTCGCTAACTTCACCAATAATAAATGTTCTTGCGGCATCTGCTATATAACCATCTAATGTTAAACCCATATCAATAGAGACTATATCACCGCTTTTAAAAACTTTTTCTTTTAACGGAAATCCATGAACAATTTCTTCATTAACAGATATACATGTTGCATATGGAAATCCACCATATCCTTTAAAAGTTGGAATAAAACCTTTTTCTTTCATATAGATATTTACATATTTCTCTACTTCATAAGCAGAAGATCCTTCAACTACTAAATCCTTTATTTTTTCAAACAGGATAGCGAGCTGCTGACCAGCTCGCTTCATCTTATCAACTTCAGATTGTGTCTTTATCAAAATCATAATATCCCTTCCAATATATTAAACACTTCTTTTGTAACTATTTCAACTGTACCACTACCGTCTACTGTAAAGAATTGATTATATTTTTTATAAAATTCTATTACAGGGTAAGTTTTTTCCATGTATACCTTATATCTATCTCTTACTACTTCTTCTTTATCATCATCTCTTTGAATTAACTCTGCTCCATCAATATCACAAATATTTTCTACTTTTGGTTTCAATGTAATTGTATTATATATTTTACCACATTTAGGACATATTCTTCTAGAAGTAATTCTTTTAACAATTGTTTCTTCATCTACTTCTAAATATATTATACCTGTAATAGGATTATTTAGTTCATCTAATATTTTCTCTAATGCTTCAGCTTGTGGTATCGTTCTTGGAAATCCATCTAAAATAAACCCTTTTTTTACATCTTCTTTTACTAATCTATCTTTTATTACATCTAACATAATTTCATCTGGAACTAATTGTCCATTATCAAGGATTGATTTAACTTTTTTACCTAATTCACTACCTGAAGCCACTGCTTCTCTAAGCATATCCCCTGTAGAAATATGAGGAATACTATAATGTTTAGAAACTTCTTTTGCAATTGTTCCTTTACCAGCTCCAGGAGGTCCAAAAAACAATAAATTTAGTTTACTCATAATTATCTCCTCCCGCGGAGTTTACCTTTTTTCATAAATCCTTCATATTGTCTTGTTATCATATGAGCTTCAATTTGTTGCATAATATCTAATGATACACCAACAGCAATAAGAGCTGAAGTACCACCTATCCAAATATTTACACCTGATGCACTTCTAATAATATATGGTAATAATGAAATAACTACCAAGAATATTGCACCAATAAATGTAACTCTCATCATAGTTTTTGTAATATATTCAGCTGTTGGTTTCCCAGGTCTAATACCAGGAATAAATCCACCATATTTTTTAATATTTTCTGAAATATCATTTGGATCAATTACTACTGAATTATAGAAATATGCAAAGAAGAAAATTAACAATGAATATAATATTAAATAAATAGGAGTTCCATATCCAAACCATCTATTTACCCACTCTGCACCTGTAACAGATCCTAGCATTGAGGGTAAAGTCATAATTGCTGATGCAAAGATGATTGGTAAAACTCCTCCACCATTAACTTTTATTGGTATATATGTTGATGCCCCACCATATATTTTGTTTCCAACAACTCTTTTTGCATATTGAACATTAATCCTTCTTTCAGATGTTTGTAAATAAATAGTACCTACAACTACTGCTATTGCTACGATTATTAAAATAACCCACTCAAATACACTTAATCTTCCTACTAAACCACTAGCTATATATTGAGGGAATCTAGATACAATACCTGCAAAAATCAATACAGAAATTCCATTACCAATACCTTTTTCAGTAATCATTTCACCTAACCACAATAAAAACATTGTACCTGCAACAATAGAAACTGTGGATATTAAAAGAAATAATACATAATTTAAATTAGCTGATCTATATGCAGCTACCCCCATAGATAGGAAGAATCCTTGAAGAACAGCTAATCCTAAGGTAACTTGTCTTGTTAGTTTTCCAAATTTCTTTCTTCCTTCTTCCCCTTCTCTCAACATTTCTTTTAAACTTGGGATTACAGATGATAATAATTGTAAAATAATTGATGCATTAATATATGGAGTAACACTTAGAACAAATATGGAGAATTGTTTCAAAGATCCTCCAGTAAATACATCAAAAAAGCTAATAAATCCTTGTGATGCTCCTCCAACTCCTGCCAAAAAAGATTCCCATCTAGCCAAATCAATTCCGGGAATTGGAATATATATACCTACTCTAAAAGCTATTAAAGCTAATAATGTAAATATAATACGATCCCGGAGTTCCGGGATCTTCCACATATTTTTAAATGCTTCTTTCATTATTGAATCACCTCGACACTTCCGCCGGCTGATTCTATTTTTTCTTGTGCTTTTTTACTAAATGCATGTGCCTTAACTTTTAATGGTTTTGTTAATTCACCGTTTCCTAATACTTTTACACCATCTTTTATTTTTCTAATTATTTTCTTTTCTAATAATTTTTCAGGTGTTATTTCTTCATTTGCATCAAATCTGCTTTCTAAAACAGAAATATTAACTTCTGCATAATCCTTCTTAAAAGGAGCGTTTGTAAAACCATATTTAGGAATTCTTCTAAATAATGGTGTTTGACCACCTTCAAAACTTGGTCTTACTTTACCTTTACCTCTAGCTTTTTGACCTTTATGACCCTTACCGCTTGTTTTACCTAACCCAGAACTCCAACCTCTTCCTGTTCTTTTTGCTACCTTTCTTGATCCTTCGGTGGGTTTTAAGTCTGATATTTTAAAAGACATATTTGCTACCCCCTCATTCTTCAATTTCTTCAACTTTTACAAGGTGTTGTACCTTTGTTATCATACCTCTTATTTCAGGTCTATCTTCTTTTATTACTTCTTGGTTTGGTTTTCTTAACCCTAAGGCATCTAAGGTGGCGAGTTGTCTATAATGTTTTCCCGCTCTTCCTCTTACAAGTTTAATTTTTAATTTAGCCATTTCTTATCCCTCCTTATGGGCTCCTTGGAATACCTTAGCAACACTCAAGTCTCTGAGATCTGCATATTCTTTTGGAGATTTTAATTCTTTTAATCCATTCAAAGTAGCTTTAGATAAGTTTATAGCTGTTGTTGATCCTAAAGCTTTTGAAAGAATATTATGAACTCCTGCTAATTCAACTACAGCACGAACTGCAGCAGAAGCAATAATACCAGTACCAGGTCCAGCTGGTTTTAAAAGAACTTTTGATGCATCTTGTCTTCCTAATACTTCATGAGGGATTGTACCATTTTTTATTGGAACCTCTATTATATTTTTCTTTGCATCTTGGATAGCTTTTCTGATTGCTTGAGGAACTTCTCTTGCGTTTCCGCTTCCAACACCAACTTTTCCATTTTTATTTCCTACTACAGCTACAACTCTAAATGAAATATTTTTTCCACCTGTTGTAACCTTAGTAACTCTTCTAATTTCAATTATTCTTTCTTCAAATTCTTCAGCAGCTGCTGAAGCCATTAAATTCTTATCTAAGGCCATTTTCTGCGCACACCTCCTTAAAATTCAAGACCTGCTTCACGTGCAGCATCAGCTAATGCTTTAATTTTTCCGTGATATTTGAAGCCGCCTCTATCAAAAGATACTTTAGCTATTCCTTTTTCCAATGCTTTTTTAGCTACTAATTTACCTACTTCTTTAGCAGCTTCTATATCCCATGTTTTTTCTAATTTTAAATCTTTATCTAAAGTAGAAGCAGCTGCTAATGTATGTCCTTTAGTATCATCTATTATTTGAACATATATATGTTTATTACTCTTGAAAACTGCCATTCTTGGTCTTTCAGGAGTTCCAAAAACTTTGCTTCTAACCCTTAAATGTCTTTTTCTTCTTAACTTTTTCTTTTGAATGGGTTTAATCATCTGGTCAGCCTCCCTTAAACTTTCTTACCTTGTTTTCTGATTATTACCTCACCAACATATTTAATACCTTTACCTGAGTATACATTTGGTTTTCTAAATCTTTTAATTTTTGCTGCAACTTCACCAACTAAATATTTGTTTATCCCTTTAACAATTATTTTATTTGGTGCTGGTACTTCAATTGTAACACCTTCAGGCGGAAGGTATTCAATAGGGTGAGAATAACCTAATTGTAAGACTAATTTAGATCCTTGCATTGCAGCTCTGTAACCAATACCAAGAATTTCTAATTCCTTAGAAAATCCTTCTGTTACACCTTTAATCATATTTTTTACTAATGATGCATAAGTACCTTGGAACATGTTAATTCTTTTTTCATCGCTTTTTCTTTTCATTGACTCTTCATTAGCTTCAACTTTTATTTTATTATCTTCAATTACAAATTTTACATATGGTAAATATTCTTGAGCTAATTCACCTTTCGGACCTTTAACTTTAATAATATTATCGTTAACTGTCACTTCTACTCCATTTGGTATATCTATTGGATTTTTTGATATACGTGACATTTATTCAGCACCTCCTACCAAACGTAACAAATTAGTTCTCCACCAACACCAAGCTCTCTAGCTTCTTTGTCAGTTAGAACACCTTTTGATGTTGAAATTATTGATATTCCCATTCCGCCTTTAACAACAGGAATTTTATCCTTTGATACATATACTCTTCTACCTGGTTTAGAAACTCTTATTATACTATGAATAACATGTTGCTTATTTTTTCTTTCACCTTTATATTTTAATTGTATTTTTAATATTCCTTGTTTTCCATCTTCTATAAATTTATAATCAGAAATATATCCTTCTCTTTTTAAAATTTCAGCAATATTTCTTTTTAAATTAGATGCTGGAACTTCTACACTTTCTTTCATAACAAGGTTTGCATTTCTTATTC is from Marinitoga sp. 38H-ov and encodes:
- the rpsM gene encoding 30S ribosomal protein S13 codes for the protein MPRILGVEVPNNKKLFIALTSIYGIGKHRAMEILESTGIDPDKRAKELTDDEISKITHYINEHFLVEGELRQEIQKNISRLIEIGSYRGYRHKNGLPVRGQKTHANARTRKGPRPSKIGKKK
- the rpsD gene encoding 30S ribosomal protein S4, whose product is MARYIGSLCKLCRREGFKLYLKGERCYSDKCALARRPYAPGQHGKQAKKPTQYGMQLRAKQALKRIYGVLERQFRRYFEEASRKEGNTGENLMRILETRLDNVVYQMGYAVNRRTARQLVRHGHFLVNGRKVDIPSYRVRPGDVIEVKEKSRSILPIKEGIELTQKANRRLDWIEVDYNAFKGTFLRLPTLDEMEVPVDLQAIIELYSK
- the infA gene encoding translation initiation factor IF-1 — protein: MAKKDDVIVMEGHILESLPNATFRVELDNGHMILAHISGKMRKNFIRLVPGDRVIVEVSIYDLNRGRIIRRERIKRNPSSEEE
- a CDS encoding amidohydrolase; its protein translation is MKKLLKNGYVLMSADADIKKMDILIDNGIIAELSENIILDEVEVYDLNNKLIIPGFINSHTHLAMSLFRGIGDDLTLQEWLFNEMFPREDLLNDDLTYYGSLISILEMLSKGVTTVVDMYLFMKGTAEAVKNTGIRAFLTRGLGYDNEDGWKRRIDETKYLFENYHNKYNIKIGFGPHAPYTCPMNKLEEVALLTKEYETFTTIHLYESINERDMYKFEDIEKTGLFKNNVIAAHCIHVDENDMKILSRNEVAVAHNPSSNLKLGNGVAPILDMLKHEINITLGTDGAASNNTLNIWEEMRLASLLQKSNGPEKFKTEEALRMVWENGGYALNEKIGRIEEEYKADLAIIDLNNFEMYPVDINRLKSHLVYSPVNRVYSTMVNGEWVYFNGEYPKLKENDYFEIFHKYYFELEKKFRKGE
- the rho gene encoding transcription termination factor Rho, whose translation is MGKLNQMSRRQLYNLARKYGIEDYSKLTDHELKFRILSKQTESYGYFFHEGVLEILPDGYGFLRNTHNSLLNGNDDVYVSQSQIKRFNLSTGDIVAGQVRPPKEGEKFFALLRVEAVNYQDPEKARDRISFENLTPVYPNERLQLEYDNSPVSSRIIDIFSPIGKGQRGLIVAPPKAGKTTLLKDIANSISINNPETKRIVLLIDERPEEVTDIRETVDAEVIAAPFDMDPHNQIKVAEMTLNMAKRLVEFGHDVVILMDSLTRLARAYNLYVPPSGKLLSGGVDPSALTFPKKFFGAARRIREGGSLTILATALVETGSKMDEVIFEEFKGTGNMELILSRELSNKRIFPAIDVKLSGTRKEELLFSKDELRYSWILRNWLNNLSTEESLMEVLRLMRKYDNNVKLFKEIEKQKFVD
- a CDS encoding DNA-directed RNA polymerase subunit alpha; the protein is MDFVKPEKMILESLEESSNLEYKYGRFVLSPLERGYAVTIGNALRRVLLSSIPGLAITKIRIPGKLHEFDVIEGVQEDILEITVNLKKVELKVVDFDNITNIKEPVVLRIEKMGPTEIKAGDIITPAGIEIANPELKIATLNANKKFEMELYATVGKGFVSTSEMDLSKDIEYIYIDGVYSPVIRVNYLTEYVRVGKRTDYDKLILEIWTKKSIDPKEALIKATKILIEHFNIIYSSWKSEDLELAEPEGDNLEVEVSTYIEENVETVEEEFKGVSIEILETKIDELDLSKRAKNCLKREKIHTVRDILKKDPEELMRIKNFGKKSLDEIRKELIEKFQLDYDEIQKGGA
- the rpsK gene encoding 30S ribosomal protein S11, with product MARRTTTQKKKKISLDKAVVHIQSTFNNTIITLSDPSGNTLLWASGGTAGFSGTKKGTPYASQLAADKIAKEALKFGVKKLDVYVKGPGAGRESAIRTLQAAGLVIENIKDKTPIPHNGCRPKKRKGM
- the rplQ gene encoding 50S ribosomal protein L17, whose product is MRHRVKINKLSRYASHRKALLKNLAREVFEHGSIITTTAKAKAVRPLVEKILTKAIEANTTDNKDRSVALRRQINRYFNDKRFTNKVVDEIAKVYVERNRTSGYTRILKIGFRRGDAAEISLLQLVETAEKKEEK
- the rpmJ gene encoding 50S ribosomal protein L36, coding for MRVRASVKKRCEHCRVMRRKGRVWVVCSKNPKHNQRQG
- a CDS encoding alpha/beta hydrolase, coding for MFLKRFKKTENPKKTFVIVHGLGEHSGRYEFLIERLLDLNYEIITFDLPGHGLSEGKRGHIKNIYKVYDYIEEITPDNFILFGHSLGGLIALRYSEYSNKKPKKLILSSPAVGKLYTPSQKILLMLFGFLKRLTISNGIDPKDICHDDEAIRKYIEDPLVHNKISFGSIKQLFSEAEIAIDEAENLNMPILLQYGEMDRIINVDNWKILSEKLKNAHIQKYKYAKHEVFNEPKYKEAFISNLLEFIEN
- a CDS encoding TIGR01212 family radical SAM protein (This family includes YhcC from E. coli K-12, an uncharacterized radical SAM protein.), which codes for MLYNKLSEYLKNKYGERVQRLPINAGFTCPNKIGLKGTSGCIYCEETGSGFAALSPKNSIKEQVEYMIKRYEGRANKYMAYFQSNTNTFAPAHVLKKIYDSALIDDRIVILDISTRPDSVEDEKLDLIASYKEKLDVYLEFGLQSVNYNTLKILNRGHTLAEFIDAVNRAKNRNIEVIVHMIIDLPWDREEDIIEGAKILSALNVDGVKLHSLYITENTVLGQMYKNGGVKPLSLEEFINRNILFLEYLDPKVVIHRLAADPPKDNVIHGNWGMSKIKIINLLEKEMRNRNTYQGRLFNYLNR